A segment of the Marinomonas posidonica IVIA-Po-181 genome:
ATCAGTATCCGACACCAGCTAAGCGCCCTGAGTATTCTGTGATGTCTACAAAAGCACTAAGTAGGTTTGGTGTACAGGCACCTTCGTGGAGCAGCAGCCTTAATTTTGTATTAGATAAGCTGAAATGATGAATGTCACAGTTGTAGTCCCTACTTATAATGGTGGAAAATTATGGGAAGAGTCTGCTCGTCGTCTTGCAGAGCAGCTGCCAACTAGCTTTAGAGTTAAGGTTATTGATTCGTCATCTACGGATAATTCTCGTGAGATTGCTTATAGCTTTTGTTTTGAGGTGGATCAGATTGATCAAAAAGACTTTGATCACGGTGGTACACGATCTTATTCATTAGAAGATATAGATACAGAATTCGTGGTGTTTTTAACTCAGGATGCTTTGTTAGAGGGAAGGAAGGCCGTTTCTAATTTACTTTCTGTTTTTGATATAGAGCCTGACGTTGTTTGTGCTTATGGCCGTCAGTTTCCTCATGTAGATGCTAATCCATTAGCGCAACATGCTCGATACAATAGCTATAGATCGAATGGTTATGTAACAAGTCTAGATAATGAATATCCAGTAGGTTTTCGAAAGACTTTTATGTCTAATTCTTTTGCTGCTTATCGTGTTGATTTCTTACGCTCAATTGGTGGTTTCCCTAAACATTTAATACTAGGTGAAGATGCTTATGTCGCTGCAAAAGCGTTGCTGGCGGATAAAAAAGTGGCATACGTAGCTGGCGCTGAAGTCAGACATTCTCATAATTATTCTGTTATAGAAGAGTTCCAACGATATTTTGATATTGGTGTTTTTCACTCAACACAGTCTTGGATGATAAAAGAGCTCGGCTCTGTCGAAGGTGAGGGAATCAAATTTGCTCTAGGGCAATTGAAGTTTATTTGTAGGCAGAAACATTACCGCTGGCTAATCGTGTCTATTTTCACTTCCTTTGCTAAGTTTATTGGTTATAAAATCGGAAAGAATCATCA
Coding sequences within it:
- a CDS encoding glycosyltransferase family 2 protein, producing MMNVTVVVPTYNGGKLWEESARRLAEQLPTSFRVKVIDSSSTDNSREIAYSFCFEVDQIDQKDFDHGGTRSYSLEDIDTEFVVFLTQDALLEGRKAVSNLLSVFDIEPDVVCAYGRQFPHVDANPLAQHARYNSYRSNGYVTSLDNEYPVGFRKTFMSNSFAAYRVDFLRSIGGFPKHLILGEDAYVAAKALLADKKVAYVAGAEVRHSHNYSVIEEFQRYFDIGVFHSTQSWMIKELGSVEGEGIKFALGQLKFICRQKHYRWLIVSIFTSFAKFIGYKIGKNHQCLGLSLSKRLSMYKSYWNRTE